A window of Staphylococcus sp. 17KM0847 contains these coding sequences:
- a CDS encoding YSIRK-type signal peptide-containing protein (The YSIRK form of extended signal peptide directs nascent proteins to the cross-wall site, while signal peptides lacking YSIRK direct proteins instead to the cell pole. A large fraction of YSIRK proteins are surface proteins anchored by sortase-mediated processing of a C-terminal LPXTG motif.) gives MSNKFDFIPNRLNKYAIRKLSLGTASLLVGATLVFGIGQEAQASEQETQQQQGTDETSTPNTDETPTTEPVQETEKTVDSSVIDDTEESVTNEKVSEQTTTEQTQDKPVEAEPQIDSEQTAPEQSEESVESPVAEVQNEETSKAKTTVPETDAIEKLETPEPTSTSEQLIETNDNTVQEHKIQDTTPQLSKVSSVDAQPTEAPSTLYDAAEQLAEEMEKDTPYAVFSTRSLSGMAVRSANTSTRAAVTGTDTYTGKIYDYTGDLVQKVDDPSITLAPEEINFSPRFVQGKSKSYAFLINGSDTVQSKSLAVNNGGTIVAYKGNFITLNNTTPEAYVYFSNIGSSNGHLIDALVKVTMIPSEAGDRDNTRYFLTSGTDVLSIASRNGGGASAEITFLNHQDQSTFDNFYNTVQGGSMSKADLLAGLDALKGEREAVNGLLNVYDLDDYSSSKTNETRKSITFDRADISKLYISDENRQQATALMELTEDKITLTSGPDGKGATYDNNKRVTVEFQNTEQLNYTITGTGASGPAFDVKGLLLLPIPPYLVEEVENPTEGDGQVKLVQTVPSRTVSKPATLPSTITMGVQLPQDITVTLNESRTSKFTIDQSVSTSNNIVIVPGQKGVENLNILKQSTTYDNIYELPLTLTHGLTVTDIEDNTEKWQRLKSYYDAENEKLEVPVTWTFNNGTTSWDNLQTDKPTVSLSLSEDVKAAIKSGESAEQVQQAQLAVEEAKRADQAAKEALSQAQTDQLITQAEHDALLKAQETAEQKKAEAERQVAALPEQQRGTMPQELEALTGIDVPAVNDANNNNIADAEDLAKATEAVKKAEEAKAEAEATLAKVKENGVVTPEEQAEVEAANEVLKTAKETAQALVNEVPEGTKGKQDLVDRLAEVTEVTVPAVNDANNNGIADEVDAKLAEAKKAVEEAEAAEKAAEAKLAEVTEGGIVTAAEKAEVEAENAKVTAAKEAAQALVDEVPEGTKGKQDLVDRLAEVNPVEVPAVNDADNNGIADEVDAKLAEAKKAVEEAEAAEKAAEAKLAEVTEGGIVTAAEKAEVEAENAKVTAAKEAAQALVDEVPEGTKGKQDLVDRLAEVNPVEVPAVNDADNNGIADEVDAKLAEAKKAVEEAEAAEKAAEAKLAEVNKDGIVTEAEKAEIEAENAKVTAAKEAAQALVDEVPEGTKGKQDLVDRLAEVNPVEVPAVNDADNNGIADEVDAKLAEAKKAVEEAEAAEKAAEAKLAEVTEGGIVTAAEKAEIEAENAKVTAAKEAAQALVDEVPEGTKGKQDLVDRLAEVNSVEVPAVNDANNNGIADEVDAKLAEAKKAVEEAEAAEKAAEAKLAEVTEGGIVTAAEKAEVEAENAKVTAAKEAAQALVDEVPEGTKGKQDLVDRLAEVNPVEVPAVNDADNNGIADEVDAKLAEATTAVEEAEAAEKAAEAKLAEVNKDGIVTEAEKAEIEAENAKVTAAKEAAQALVDEVPEGTKGKQDLVDRLAEVNPVEVPAVNDADNNGIADEVDAKLAEATTAVEEAEAAEKAAEAKLAEVNKDGIVTEAEKAEIEAENAKVTAAKEAAQALVDEVPEGTKGKQDLVDRLAEVNPVEVPAVNDADNNGIADEVDAKLAEATTAVEEAEAAEKAAEAKLAEVNKDGIVTEAEKAEIEAENAKVTAAKEAAQALVDEVPEGTKGKQDLVDRLAEVNPVEVPAVNDADNNGIADEVDAKLAEATTAVEEAEAAEKAAEAKLAEVNKDGIVTEAEKAEIEAENAKVTAAKEAAQALVDEVPEGTKGKQDLVDRLAEVNPVEVPAVNDADNNGIADEVDAKLAEATTAVEEAEAAEKAAEAKLAEVNKDGIVTEAEKAEIEAENAKVTAAKEAAQALVDEVPEGTKGKQDLVDRLAEVNPVEVPAVNDADNNGIADEVDAKLAEATTAVEEAEAAEKAAEAKLAEVNKDGIVTEAEKAEIEAENAKVTAAKEAAQALVDEVPEGTKGKQDLVDRLAEVNPVEVPAVNDADNNGIADEVDAKLAEATTAVEEAEAAEKAAEAKLAEVNKDGIVTEAEKAEIEAENAKVTAAKEAAQALVDEVPEGTKGKQDLVDRLAEVNPVEVPAVNDADNNGIADEVDAKLAEATTAVEEAEAAEKAAEAKLAEVNKDGIVTEAEKAEIEAENAKVTAAKKAAETALAEVPEGTEGKQKLVDRLAEVNPVEVPAVNDADNNGIADEVDAKLAEATTAVEAAEAAEKAAEAKLAEVTEGGIVTAAEKAEVEAENAKVTAAKEAAQALVDEVPEGTKGKQDLVDRLAEVNPVEVPAVNDADNNGIADEVDAKLAEAKKAVEEAEAAEKAAEAKLAEVTEGGIVTAAEKAEVEAENAKVTAAKEAAQALVDEVPEGTKGKQDLVDRLAEVNPVEVPAVNDADNNGIADEVDAKLAEAKKAVEEAEAAEKAAEAKLAEVTEGGIVTAAEKAEVEAENAKVTAAKEAAQALVDEVPEGTKGKQDLVDRLAEVNSVEVPAVNDANNNGIADEVDAKLAEAKKAVEEAEAAEKAAEAKLAEVTEGGIVTAAEKAEVEAENAKVTAAKEAAQALVDEVPEGTKGKQDLVDRLAEVNPVEVPAVNDADNNGIADEVDAKLAEATTAVEEAEAAEKAAEAKLAEVNKDGIVTEAEKAEIEAENAKVTAAKEAAQALVDEVPEGTKGKQDLVDRLAEVNPVEVPAVNDADNNGIADEVDAKLAEATTAVEEAEAAEKAAEAKLAEVNKDGIVTEAEKAEIEAENAKVTAAKEAAQALVDEVPEGTKGKQDLVDRLAEVNPVEVPAVNDADNNGIADEVDAKLAEATTAVEEAEAAEKAAEAKLAEVNKDGIVTEAEKAEVEAENAKVTAAKEAAQALVDEVPEGTKGKQDLVDRLAEVNPVEVPAVNDADNNGIADEVDAKLAEATTAVEEAEAAEKAAEAKLAEVNKDGIVTEAEKAEIEAENAKVTAAKEAAQALVDEVPEGTKGKQDLVDRLAEVNPVEVPAVNDADNNGIADEVDAKLAEATTAVEEAEAAEKAAEAKLAEVNKDGIVTEAEKAEVEAENAKVTAAKKAAETALAEVPEGTEGKQKLVDRLAEVNPVEVPAVNDADNNGIADEVDAKLAEATTAVEAAEAAEKAAEAKLAEVNKDGIVTEAEKAEIEAENAKVTAAKKAAETALAEVPEGTEGKQNLVDRLAEVTPVEVPAVNDANNNGILDTEDLASAEMAVEEAKVADQAAKEALAKANEDKVITPEERTQLIKLLEEAKAKKAKAQALVDALPKHQQSELRKVLEKLNGIVIPEVTPMSSDDMKDNQQVTPTPKENVQQDQAMDGNSDVSMPKQQEQSVETKDKNMAFEKQKSSNTQTLPNTGEVPSSTTLFGSLIAGLGAIFLFRRRKDQSEKE, from the coding sequence GCAAAAACAACTGTGCCTGAAACAGACGCAATTGAAAAACTTGAAACACCAGAACCGACTTCAACGTCAGAACAACTTATAGAAACAAATGATAATACGGTACAAGAGCATAAGATACAAGACACGACACCTCAACTATCAAAAGTGAGCAGTGTGGATGCGCAACCAACAGAAGCACCATCAACACTTTATGATGCTGCTGAACAACTCGCAGAAGAAATGGAAAAAGACACGCCATATGCGGTATTTTCGACACGTAGTCTCTCAGGTATGGCAGTGAGAAGTGCAAATACATCGACGAGAGCAGCAGTAACAGGTACTGACACATATACAGGAAAAATTTATGATTACACAGGAGATTTAGTACAAAAGGTAGATGATCCGTCTATAACACTTGCTCCAGAAGAGATCAATTTTTCTCCAAGATTTGTGCAGGGGAAAAGTAAGTCTTATGCATTTTTAATTAATGGTTCAGACACAGTTCAAAGTAAATCACTTGCTGTCAACAATGGAGGAACTATTGTAGCGTATAAAGGAAACTTTATTACGTTGAATAACACAACACCAGAAGCATATGTGTATTTTAGCAATATCGGTTCTTCTAATGGTCATTTGATTGACGCACTCGTAAAAGTAACAATGATTCCGTCAGAAGCAGGCGACCGTGATAATACACGTTACTTTTTAACATCGGGTACAGACGTGTTGTCTATCGCATCAAGAAATGGTGGGGGTGCATCAGCAGAGATCACATTTTTAAACCATCAAGACCAATCAACATTTGATAATTTTTATAATACCGTTCAAGGTGGAAGCATGTCTAAAGCAGATTTATTAGCAGGCTTGGATGCGCTTAAAGGAGAACGTGAAGCAGTCAATGGATTATTGAATGTTTATGACTTAGATGATTATTCGAGCAGTAAAACCAATGAAACACGTAAGTCGATTACTTTCGACCGTGCAGATATTAGTAAACTTTATATTAGTGATGAAAACAGACAACAAGCAACAGCTTTAATGGAGTTGACTGAAGATAAAATCACACTCACTTCCGGTCCAGATGGAAAAGGTGCAACTTATGATAATAATAAACGTGTAACTGTTGAATTCCAAAATACAGAGCAACTGAACTACACGATTACAGGTACAGGGGCAAGTGGTCCAGCATTTGATGTTAAAGGGTTACTCTTACTACCGATCCCACCTTATTTAGTAGAAGAAGTTGAAAATCCGACAGAAGGTGACGGACAAGTTAAACTCGTCCAAACTGTTCCAAGTCGTACAGTGAGTAAACCTGCAACATTGCCGTCAACAATTACAATGGGTGTTCAATTACCACAAGACATCACAGTAACATTAAACGAAAGCAGAACATCAAAATTTACAATTGATCAGAGTGTCAGCACTTCTAATAATATTGTAATCGTACCGGGACAAAAGGGTGTTGAAAACCTTAATATCTTAAAACAATCAACAACATACGATAATATTTATGAATTACCGTTGACATTGACACACGGCTTAACCGTGACAGATATTGAGGATAATACTGAAAAGTGGCAAAGACTTAAAAGCTATTATGATGCAGAAAATGAAAAGTTAGAAGTTCCTGTAACATGGACTTTTAATAACGGCACAACGTCATGGGATAACTTGCAGACAGATAAACCGACAGTGTCTTTATCGTTGTCAGAAGATGTGAAAGCAGCGATCAAGTCGGGTGAATCAGCAGAGCAAGTACAACAAGCACAATTAGCTGTTGAAGAGGCAAAACGTGCAGATCAAGCAGCGAAAGAGGCTTTATCGCAAGCACAAACAGATCAGTTGATTACACAGGCAGAACATGATGCTTTACTGAAAGCGCAAGAAACAGCTGAACAGAAGAAAGCTGAAGCCGAACGACAAGTTGCTGCACTCCCAGAGCAACAAAGAGGTACAATGCCACAGGAGTTAGAAGCATTAACTGGTATAGATGTACCAGCAGTAAATGATGCGAATAACAATAATATCGCGGATGCAGAAGACTTAGCAAAAGCGACAGAGGCAGTAAAGAAGGCGGAAGAAGCCAAAGCGGAAGCAGAAGCTACATTAGCTAAAGTGAAAGAAAATGGCGTTGTAACACCAGAGGAACAAGCGGAAGTAGAAGCAGCGAATGAAGTATTAAAGACAGCGAAAGAAACAGCGCAAGCGTTGGTGAACGAAGTACCAGAAGGTACAAAAGGCAAGCAAGACTTAGTAGATCGCTTAGCAGAAGTGACTGAGGTTACGGTACCAGCAGTAAATGATGCGAATAACAATGGCATCGCAGATGAAGTGGATGCGAAGCTAGCAGAAGCGAAAAAAGCCGTAGAGGAAGCAGAAGCAGCGGAAAAAGCAGCAGAAGCGAAATTAGCGGAAGTAACTGAAGGTGGCATTGTAACGGCAGCAGAAAAAGCGGAAGTAGAAGCAGAGAATGCGAAAGTGACAGCAGCGAAAGAAGCGGCGCAAGCGTTGGTTGACGAAGTACCAGAAGGTACAAAAGGCAAGCAAGACTTAGTAGATCGCTTAGCGGAAGTGAACCCAGTTGAGGTACCAGCAGTAAATGATGCGGATAACAATGGCATCGCAGATGAAGTGGATGCGAAGCTAGCAGAAGCGAAAAAAGCCGTAGAGGAAGCAGAAGCAGCGGAAAAAGCAGCAGAAGCGAAATTAGCGGAAGTAACTGAAGGTGGCATTGTAACGGCAGCAGAAAAAGCGGAAGTAGAAGCAGAGAATGCGAAAGTGACAGCAGCGAAAGAAGCGGCGCAAGCGTTGGTTGACGAAGTACCAGAAGGTACAAAAGGCAAGCAAGACTTAGTAGATCGCTTAGCGGAAGTGAACCCAGTTGAGGTACCAGCAGTAAATGATGCGGATAACAATGGCATCGCAGATGAAGTGGATGCGAAGCTAGCAGAAGCGAAAAAAGCCGTAGAGGAAGCAGAAGCAGCGGAAAAAGCAGCAGAAGCGAAATTAGCGGAAGTAAACAAAGATGGTATTGTAACGGAAGCCGAAAAAGCGGAAATAGAAGCAGAGAATGCGAAAGTGACAGCAGCGAAAGAAGCGGCGCAAGCGTTGGTTGACGAAGTACCAGAAGGTACAAAAGGCAAGCAAGACTTAGTAGATCGCTTAGCGGAAGTGAACCCAGTTGAGGTACCAGCAGTAAATGATGCGGATAACAATGGCATCGCAGATGAAGTGGATGCGAAGCTAGCAGAAGCGAAAAAAGCCGTAGAGGAAGCAGAAGCAGCGGAAAAAGCAGCAGAAGCGAAATTAGCGGAAGTAACTGAAGGTGGCATTGTAACGGCAGCAGAAAAAGCGGAAATAGAAGCAGAGAATGCGAAAGTGACAGCAGCGAAAGAAGCAGCGCAAGCGTTGGTTGACGAAGTACCAGAAGGTACAAAAGGCAAGCAAGACTTAGTAGATCGCTTAGCAGAAGTGAACTCAGTTGAGGTACCAGCAGTAAATGATGCGAATAACAATGGCATCGCAGATGAAGTGGATGCGAAGTTAGCAGAAGCGAAAAAAGCCGTAGAGGAAGCAGAAGCAGCGGAAAAAGCAGCAGAAGCGAAATTAGCGGAAGTAACTGAAGGTGGCATTGTAACGGCAGCAGAAAAAGCGGAAGTAGAAGCAGAGAATGCGAAAGTGACAGCAGCGAAAGAAGCAGCGCAAGCGTTGGTTGACGAAGTACCAGAAGGTACAAAAGGCAAGCAAGACTTAGTAGATCGCTTAGCAGAAGTGAACCCAGTTGAGGTACCAGCAGTAAATGATGCGGATAACAATGGTATCGCAGATGAAGTGGATGCGAAGCTAGCAGAAGCGACAACAGCCGTAGAGGAAGCAGAAGCAGCGGAAAAAGCAGCAGAAGCGAAATTAGCGGAAGTAAACAAAGATGGTATTGTAACGGAAGCCGAAAAAGCGGAAATAGAAGCAGAGAATGCGAAAGTGACAGCAGCGAAAGAAGCAGCGCAAGCGTTGGTTGACGAAGTACCAGAAGGTACAAAAGGCAAGCAAGACTTAGTAGATCGCTTAGCAGAAGTGAACCCAGTTGAGGTACCAGCAGTAAATGATGCGGATAACAATGGTATCGCAGATGAAGTGGATGCGAAGCTAGCAGAAGCGACAACAGCCGTAGAGGAAGCAGAAGCAGCGGAAAAAGCAGCAGAAGCGAAATTAGCGGAAGTAAACAAAGATGGTATTGTAACGGAAGCCGAAAAAGCGGAAATAGAAGCAGAGAATGCGAAAGTGACAGCAGCGAAAGAAGCAGCGCAAGCGTTGGTTGACGAAGTACCAGAAGGTACAAAAGGCAAGCAAGACTTAGTAGATCGCTTAGCAGAAGTGAACCCAGTTGAGGTACCAGCAGTAAATGATGCGGATAACAATGGTATCGCAGATGAAGTGGATGCGAAGCTAGCAGAAGCGACAACAGCCGTAGAGGAAGCAGAAGCAGCGGAAAAAGCAGCAGAAGCAAAATTAGCGGAAGTAAACAAAGATGGTATTGTAACGGAAGCCGAAAAAGCGGAAATAGAAGCAGAGAATGCGAAAGTGACAGCAGCGAAAGAAGCAGCGCAAGCGTTGGTTGACGAAGTACCAGAAGGTACAAAAGGCAAGCAAGACTTAGTAGATCGCTTAGCAGAAGTGAACCCAGTTGAGGTACCAGCAGTAAATGATGCGGATAACAATGGTATCGCAGATGAAGTGGATGCGAAGCTAGCAGAAGCGACAACAGCCGTAGAGGAAGCAGAAGCAGCGGAAAAAGCAGCAGAAGCGAAATTAGCGGAAGTAAACAAAGATGGTATTGTAACGGAAGCCGAAAAAGCGGAAATAGAAGCAGAGAATGCGAAAGTGACAGCAGCGAAAGAAGCAGCGCAAGCGTTGGTTGACGAAGTACCAGAAGGTACAAAAGGCAAGCAAGACTTAGTAGATCGCTTAGCAGAAGTGAACCCAGTTGAGGTACCAGCAGTAAATGATGCGGATAACAATGGTATCGCAGATGAAGTGGATGCGAAGCTAGCAGAAGCGACAACAGCCGTAGAGGAAGCAGAAGCAGCGGAAAAAGCAGCAGAAGCGAAATTAGCGGAAGTAAACAAAGATGGTATTGTAACGGAAGCCGAAAAAGCGGAAATAGAAGCAGAGAATGCGAAAGTGACAGCAGCGAAAGAAGCAGCGCAAGCGTTGGTTGACGAAGTACCAGAAGGTACAAAAGGCAAGCAAGACTTAGTAGATCGCTTAGCAGAAGTGAACCCAGTTGAGGTACCAGCAGTAAATGATGCGGATAACAATGGTATCGCAGATGAAGTGGATGCGAAGCTAGCAGAAGCGACAACAGCCGTAGAGGAAGCAGAAGCAGCGGAAAAAGCAGCAGAAGCGAAATTAGCGGAAGTAAACAAAGATGGTATTGTAACGGAAGCCGAAAAAGCGGAAATAGAAGCAGAGAATGCGAAAGTGACAGCAGCGAAAGAAGCAGCGCAAGCGTTGGTTGACGAAGTACCAGAAGGTACAAAAGGCAAGCAAGACTTAGTAGATCGCTTAGCAGAAGTGAACCCAGTTGAGGTACCAGCAGTAAATGATGCGGATAACAATGGTATCGCAGATGAAGTGGATGCGAAGCTAGCAGAAGCGACAACAGCCGTAGAGGAAGCAGAAGCAGCGGAAAAAGCAGCAGAAGCAAAATTAGCGGAAGTAAACAAAGATGGTATTGTAACGGAAGCCGAAAAAGCGGAAATAGAAGCAGAGAATGCGAAAGTGACAGCAGCGAAAGAAGCAGCGCAAGCGTTGGTTGACGAAGTACCAGAAGGTACAAAAGGCAAGCAAGACTTAGTAGATCGCTTAGCAGAAGTGAACCCAGTTGAGGTACCAGCAGTAAATGATGCGGATAACAATGGTATCGCAGATGAAGTGGATGCGAAGCTAGCAGAAGCGACAACAGCCGTAGAGGAAGCAGAAGCAGCGGAAAAAGCAGCAGAAGCGAAATTAGCGGAAGTAAACAAAGATGGTATTGTAACGGAAGCCGAAAAAGCGGAAATAGAAGCAGAGAATGCGAAAGTGACAGCAGCGAAAAAAGCAGCTGAAACAGCATTAGCAGAAGTACCAGAAGGTACAGAAGGCAAACAAAAGTTAGTAGATCGCTTAGCGGAAGTGAACCCAGTTGAGGTACCAGCAGTAAATGATGCGGATAACAATGGTATCGCAGATGAAGTGGATGCGAAGTTAGCAGAAGCGACAACAGCTGTAGAGGCAGCAGAAGCAGCGGAAAAAGCAGCAGAAGCGAAATTAGCGGAAGTAACTGAAGGTGGCATTGTAACGGCAGCAGAAAAAGCGGAAGTAGAAGCAGAGAATGCGAAAGTGACAGCAGCGAAAGAAGCGGCGCAAGCGTTGGTTGACGAAGTACCAGAAGGTACAAAAGGCAAGCAAGACTTAGTAGATCGCTTAGCGGAAGTGAACCCAGTTGAGGTACCAGCAGTAAATGATGCGGATAACAATGGCATCGCAGATGAAGTGGATGCGAAGCTAGCAGAAGCGAAAAAAGCCGTAGAGGAAGCAGAAGCAGCGGAAAAAGCAGCAGAAGCGAAATTAGCGGAAGTAACTGAAGGTGGCATTGTAACGGCAGCAGAAAAAGCGGAAGTAGAAGCAGAGAATGCGAAAGTGACAGCAGCGAAAGAAGCGGCGCAAGCGTTGGTTGACGAAGTACCAGAAGGTACAAAAGGCAAGCAAGACTTAGTAGATCGCTTAGCGGAAGTGAACCCAGTTGAGGTACCAGCAGTAAATGATGCGGATAACAATGGCATCGCAGATGAAGTGGATGCGAAGCTAGCAGAAGCGAAAAAAGCCGTAGAGGAAGCAGAAGCAGCGGAAAAAGCAGCAGAAGCGAAATTAGCGGAAGTAACTGAAGGTGGCATTGTAACGGCAGCAGAAAAAGCGGAAGTAGAAGCAGAGAATGCGAAAGTGACAGCAGCGAAAGAAGCAGCGCAAGCGTTGGTTGACGAAGTACCAGAAGGTACAAAAGGCAAGCAAGACTTAGTAGATCGCTTAGCAGAAGTGAACTCAGTTGAGGTACCAGCAGTAAATGATGCGAATAACAATGGCATCGCAGATGAAGTGGATGCGAAGTTAGCAGAAGCGAAAAAAGCCGTAGAGGAAGCAGAAGCAGCGGAAAAAGCAGCAGAAGCGAAATTAGCGGAAGTAACTGAAGGTGGCATTGTAACGGCAGCAGAAAAAGCGGAAGTAGAAGCAGAGAATGCGAAAGTGACAGCAGCGAAAGAAGCAGCGCAAGCGTTGGTTGACGAAGTACCAGAAGGTACAAAAGGCAAGCAAGACTTAGTAGATCGCTTAGCAGAAGTGAACCCAGTTGAGGTACCAGCAGTAAATGATGCGGATAACAATGGTATCGCAGATGAAGTGGATGCGAAGCTAGCAGAAGCGACAACAGCCGTAGAGGAAGCAGAAGCAGCGGAAAAAGCAGCAGAAGCGAAATTAGCGGAAGTAAACAAAGATGGTATTGTAACGGAAGCCGAAAAAGCGGAAATAGAAGCAGAGAATGCGAAAGTGACAGCAGCGAAAGAAGCAGCGCAAGCGTTGGTTGACGAAGTACCAGAAGGTACAAAAGGCAAGCAAGACTTAGTAGATCGCTTAGCAGAAGTGAACCCAGTTGAGGTACCAGCAGTAAATGATGCGGATAACAATGGTATCGCAGATGAAGTGGATGCGAAGCTAGCAGAAGCGACAACAGCCGTAGAGGAAGCAGAAGCAGCGGAAAAAGCAGCAGAAGCGAAATTAGCGGAAGTAAACAAAGATGGTATTGTAACGGAAGCCGAAAAAGCGGAAATAGAAGCAGAGAATGCGAAAGTGACAGCAGCGAAAGAAGCAGCGCAAGCGTTGGTTGACGAAGTACCAGAAGGTACAAAAGGCAAGCAAGACTTAGTAGATCGCTTAGCAGAAGTGAACCCAGTTGAGGTACCAGCAGTAAATGATGCGGATAACAATGGTATCGCAGATGAAGTGGATGCGAAGCTAGCAGAAGCGACAACAGCCGTAGAGGAAGCAGAAGCAGCGGAAAAAGCAGCAGAAGCAAAATTAGCGGAAGTAAACAAAGATGGTATTGTAACGGAAGCAGAAAAAGCGGAAGTAGAAGCAGAGAATGCGAAAGTGACAGCAGCGAAAGAAGCAGCGCAAGCGTTGGTTGACGAAGTACCAGAAGGTACAAAAGGCAAGCAAGACTTAGTAGATCGCTTAGCAGAAGTGAACCCAGTTGAGGTACCAGCAGTAAATGATGCGGATAACAATGGTATCGCAGATGAAGTGGATGCGAAGCTAGCAGAAGCGACAACAGCCGTAGAGGAAGCAGAAGCAGCGGAAAAAGCAGCAGAAGCGAAATTAGCGGAAGTAAACAAAGATGGTATTGTAACGGAAGCCGAAAAAGCGGAAATAGAAGCAGAGAATGCGAAAGTGACAGCAGCGAAAGAAGCAGCGCAAGCGTTGGTTGACGAAGTACCAGAAGGTACAAAAGGCAAGCAAGACTTAGTAGATCGCTTAGCAGAAGTGAACCCAGTTGAGGTACCAGCAGTAAATGATGCGGATAACAATGGTATCGCAGATGAAGTGGATGCGAAGCTAGCAGAAGCGACAACAGCCGTAGAGGAAGCAGAAGCAGCGGAAAAAGCAGCAGAAGCAAAATTAGCGGAAGTAAACAAAGATGGTATTGTAACGGAAGCAGAAAAAGCGGAAGTAGAAGCAGAGAATGCGAAAGTGACAGCAGCGAAAAAAGCAGCTGAAACAGCATTAGCAGAAGTACCAGAAGGTACAGAAGGCAAACAAAAGTTAGTAGATCGCTTAGCGGAAGTGAACCCAGTTGAGGTACCAGCAGTAAATGATGCGGATAACAATGGTATCGCAGATGAAGTGGATGCGAAGTTAGCAGAAGCGACAACAGCTGTAGAGGCAGCAGAAGCAGCGGAAAAAGCAGCAGAAGCAAAATTAGCGGAAGTAAACAAAGATGGTATTGTAACGGAAGCAGAAAAAGCGGAAATAGAAGCAGAGAATGCGAAAGTGACAGCAGCGAAAAAAGCAGCTGAAACAGCGTTAGCAGAAGTACCAGAAGGTACAGAAGGCAAACAAAACTTAGTAGATCGCTTAGCGGAAGTGACCCCAGTTGAGGTACCAGCAGTAAATGATGCGAATAACAATGGCATCTTAGATACAGAAGATTTAGCATCAGCAGAAATGGCAGTAGAGGAAGCAAAAGTCGCAGATCAAGCAGCCAAAGAAGCATTAGCAAAAGCTAATGAAGATAAAGTAATTACGCCAGAAGAACGTACACAATTAATTAAATTACTTGAAGAGGCAAAAGCTAAGAAAGCTAAAGCACAGGCTCTAGTAGATGCCCTACCAAAGCATCAACAGTCCGAGTTGCGTAAAGTGCTTGAAAAGCTTAATGGCATTGTCATTCCAGAGGTGACACCAATGTCAAGTGATGATATGAAAGACAATCAACAAGTTACGCCAACACCAAAAGAGAATGTACAACAAGATCAAGCGATGGACGGTAATTCAGACGTAAGCATGCCAAAACAACAGGAACAATCAGTTGAGACTAAAGATAAAAATATGGCTTTTGAAAAGCAAAAAAGTTCAAATACGCAGACTTTACCTAACACAGGTGAAGTACCATCAAGTACAACATTATTTGGAAGCTTGATTGCTGGTTTAGGTGCAATTTTCTTATTCAGAAGACGTAAGGATCAGTCCGAAAAAGAATAA